Proteins co-encoded in one Lineus longissimus chromosome 11, tnLinLong1.2, whole genome shotgun sequence genomic window:
- the LOC135496219 gene encoding UPF0711 protein C18orf21 homolog produces the protein MNQEETRRFHGRNVQHLSRMASYYSHMSPAVSRFFMSSANEIVQKKSAPSSDSGTSFCPHCGSIYDAENHTVRILPKMKQTKTVKRLLKKQKLGGQFALDSNERHLLDDYASSRSQISITCKICHQRHLVECLKRPPKPVIEEATPEVKKKKKKKRKKDVTCGIIISTPKSQPGSETSSPSLLYSSFAKTPTSDAFTSQPRCSKPTPTAAREKPSQKDIPVLLQLGPSSVAARTPGGRDRTSVTPKSGFTKPSPSSVARTTPGQHLVSSGKKKTKMKHTQLQHILNQEKKKNASSSSSLHNFLSSL, from the exons ATGAATCAAGAAGAAACTAGGAGGTTTCATGGCAGAAATGTCCAACACTTGAGTCGGATGGCCAGTTATTATTCACATATGAGTCCCGCTGTTTCACGATTTTTCAT GTCAAGTGCTAATGAAATTGTGCAGAAGAAGAGTGCCCCATCGAGTG ATTCAGGTACCAGCTTCTGTCCTCATTGTGGCAGCATTTATGATGCTGAGAATCACACAGTGAGGATTTTACCGAAGATGAAGCAGACCAAGACTGTCAAACGCCTGTTGAAGAAACAGAAGTTGGGCGGCCAGTTTGCATTGGATTCGAACGAGAGACATCTCCTTGATGATTATGCCAGCAGCAGGTCACAGATA TCAATAACCTGCAAGATCTGCCATCAACGCCATCTTGTCGAGTGTCTTAAGAGACCACCAAAGCCTGTAATTGAGGAGGCAACACCAGAAG tcaagaaaaaaaagaagaagaaaaggaagaaggaTGTGACTTGCGGTATAATCATCTCGACACCAAAGTCCCAACCAGGCAGTGAAACATCTTCACCCAGTCTGTTGTACAGTTCTTTTGCCAAAACTCCTACCTCAGA CGCCTTCACATCCCAGCCAAGATGTTCAAAGCCAACACCTACAGCAGCAAGGGAAAAACCTAGTCAGAAAGACATACCAGTTCTATTACAACTGGGACCCAGCTCAGTGGCTGCTAGAACACCGGGAGGCAGAGACAGGACATCTGTGACACCAAAATCTGGCTTTACTAAGCCGTCGCCATCATCTGTAGCTAGAACAACTCCAGGTCAACATTTAGTCTCATCTGGGAAGAAAAAGACAAAGATGAAGCATACTCAGCTGCAGCATATTCTTAAccaggagaagaagaagaacgcTTCGTCTTCGTCATCTCTCCATAACTTCCTGTCTAGCTTGTGA
- the LOC135495942 gene encoding uncharacterized protein LOC135495942 gives MPRNSIHPQQENHNGNSNISLSSVASAEMANIREILQQHNNNKAGQFAKMLMVILLPIVALIVIAAVSLANAVNVNTSSLEALAEISTDMKLFDIVLSLQVERGLTAMYLSSNASNKQNLKDLQEQQAAVDKLLDGIEYLPSISIRDKNLTTKSEIWRNLKEQRREYVVNCCKSFVDGIQFYSEITLQFQNAVTEQIVLPFDGNLWKDIVAQNSLLRATDSVGIQRALGTTYFNLCGFSRENYAWFITLQAEEEVFLSTALTYSKLFRKHMDLENEKHQDLFTELKTFYAQIHLADFVKLCTNMTEKERHILSTSWFGHMTESIEVIKTSHRVLAADITKSLYDLVESTKGSLIIYGLVMVVVTVVCLILGIWYSSCMYNITHAIQHFALTLTVKTKELKEEKKRTEKLLYSMLPKTVADSLRSGRSVSAEYYDQSTIYFSDIKGFTDLSAQSTPLEVVNLLNELYTLFDDTIERYDVYKVETIGDAYMVVSGLPEKNGDMHASEISKMALELRESVRKFKVPHRPNESLLLRIGLHSGPCVAGVVGTKMPRYCLFGDTVNTASRMESMGEAEKIHISEATKNVLDSIGGFIIQLRGTIQVKGKGNMTTYWLVSHAKEGSGKKIVFEDDSYT, from the exons ATGCCGAGGAATTCCATTCATCCGCAGCAAGAAAACCATAATGGCAACTCCAACATTAGTCTCAGCTCTGTCGCCAGCGCAGAAATGGCCAACATTCGGGAAATCCTGCAACAACACAATAACAACAAAGCCGGACAATTCGCAAAGATGCTGATGGTGATTCTACTACCAATAGTCGCATTAATCGTTATTGCAGCTGTATCGTTGGCAAACGCTGTGAACGTCAACACTTCTAGTTTAGAAGCTTTAGCAGAAATCTCAACAGACATGAAGCTGTTCGACATTGTGTTGAGCTTACAAGTGGAGAGAGGTTTAACAGCAATGTATCTCAGTTCGAACGCGTCTAACAAGCAAAATTTGAAGGATCTACAGGAACAACAAGCAGCAGTAGACAAGTTGCTTGATGGCATTGAATATTTACCGTCGATAAGCATCAGGGATAAAAACCTGACCACGAAGTCAGAAATTTGGAGGAATTTGAAAGAGCAGAGACGGGAGTACGTCGTTAACTGTTGCAAGTCTTTTGTAGATGGGATTCAGTTCTACAGTGAGATCACGCTACAGTTTCAAAACGCCGTAACTGAGCAAATTGTTCTCCCGTTCGATGGGAATCTGTGGAAGGATATCGTCGCTCAGAACAGTTTGTTGCGGGCGACGGATTCAGTAGGGATACAACGGGCTTTGGGGACGACGTATTTCAATCTTTGCGGCTTCAGCAGAGAAAATTATGCCTGGTTTATAACGCTACAAGCAGAAGAGGAAGTATTCCTCTCAACCGCTTTGACATACAGTAAACTCTTCCGCAAACATATGGATTTAGAAAACGAAAAACACCAGGACCTTTTCACCGAATTGAAGACATTCTATGCCCAGATTCATTTGGCTGACTTCGTTAAACTGTGCACCAACATGACGGAGAAGGAACGTCACATCTTGAGCACATCGTGGTTCGGCCACATGACCGAAAGTATCGAAGTGATCAAGACATCACACAGAGTTTTAGCAGCCGACATTACCAAATCTTTATACGACTTGGTCGAGTCAACGAAAGGTTCTCTGATAATCTATGGCTTGGTGATGGTGGTCGTGACTGTAGTTTGTCTGATTCTAGGAATCTGGTACTCGTCCTGTATGTACAATATAACTCACGCAATCCAACACTTCGCGCTAACTCTCACCGTCAAAACAAAGGAACTCAAGgaggagaagaagaggacgGAGAAACTATTGTATTCAATGTTGCCGAAAACTGTTGCCGATTCGTTGAGAAGTGGTCGGTCCGTTTCTGCGGAGTATTACGACCAGTCTACCATCTATTTCAGTGATATCAAGGGATTCACGGATCTCTCTGCCCAGAGCACCCCTCTGGAGGTGGTCAACTTACTCAATGAACTTTATAC TCTTTTCGACGACACAATCGAGAGATATGACGTCTATAAGGTGGAGACGATAGGAGATGCTTATATGGTTGTATCAGGACTTCCAGAAAAAAACGGCGACATGCATGCATCGGAAATCAGCAAAATGGCCCTGGAGTTACGCGAGTCCGTCCGAAAATTTAAGGTTCCACACAGACCGAATGAATCCCTCCTTCTTCGGATAGGTTTGCACTCAG GTCCGTGTGTTGCTGGTGTCGTTGGCACCAAGATGCCTCGGTACTGTCTGTTCGGCGACACAGTCAATACAGCTTCCAGGATGGAGTCAATGGGAGAAG CCGAAAAAATCCACATCAGCGAGGCAACGAAAAATGTGCTCGATTCCATTGGTGGGTTTATCATCCAGTTACGAGGAACCATCCAGGTGAAAGGCAAGGGGAATATGACCACCTATTGGCTCGTAAGTCACGCCAAGGAGGGCAGTGGCAAGAAAATAGTCTTCGAAGATGACTCCTACACGTAG